From Nicotiana tabacum cultivar K326 chromosome 15, ASM71507v2, whole genome shotgun sequence, the proteins below share one genomic window:
- the LOC142169554 gene encoding uncharacterized protein LOC142169554, whose amino-acid sequence MVDRSLKATEAVIQLLKLHITRAQQRIKDIANKHMTNMCFEVGDWVYLKLQPYKQVSVVVIPFNKLAAKYFGPYLIVKRIGVISYSHRLLLPADILIHPTFHVSQLKRCLEIPTIINYPPVFHLSSPYCLLSESVLERRMVKRGNKVVCQVLVKWTCIDIAQATWEYLTELQHRFRAFHP is encoded by the coding sequence ATGGTAGATAGATCCTTGAAGGCTACAGAGGCAGTGATTCAGTTGCTGAAATTACACATTACACGAGCTCAACAAAGGATAAAGGACATTGCCAATAAACACATGACAAATATGTGTTTTGAGGTGGGTGATTGGGTTTACTTGAAGCTTCAACCTTACAAACAAGTTTCAGTTGTTGTTATACCTTTCAACAAGTTGGCAGCTAAGTACTTTGGTCCCTATCTTATTGTTAAAAGGATTGGTGTTATTTCTTATAGCCATAGGTTACTACTTCCTGCTGATATTCTAATTCATCCAACCTTTCATGTTTCTCAACTTAAAAGGTGTCTTGAGATTCCTACTATCATTAACTATCCACCAGTTTTTCATCTTTCAAGTCCCTATTGTCTCTTATCTGAGTCTGTTTTGGAAAGGAGAATGGTTAAGCGAGGCAATAAAGTTGTCTGTCAAGTGTTAGTAAAGTGGACATGCATTGATATTGCACAAGCTACTTGGGAGTATTTGACTGAATTGCAACACAGATTTCGTGCATTTCATCCTTGA